From Aspergillus chevalieri M1 DNA, chromosome 4, nearly complete sequence, a single genomic window includes:
- the RRP8 gene encoding 25S rRNA (adenine645-N1)-methyltransferase (BUSCO:EOG09263YBT;~COG:A;~EggNog:ENOG410PGVA;~InterPro:IPR007823,IPR029063,IPR042036;~PFAM:PF08241,PF05148;~go_function: GO:0008168 - methyltransferase activity [Evidence IEA]), translating to MFAVPGWSVSNDALKTQSEQPQPKSDDKSNNKRKRGNDNVTKKNVDAMYRQHIEGHKSTPVNKRADRQNKKQEQKLQIGDVSNAQKQQGKDKKGPNGNKEKKPQQQSGEVEAKGSDGNEGTRPSKKQKKNNKNNKAEQPQEDTDKKATSNETPAATETLPVAPPVTEAKLTPLQQAMRQKLISSRFRHLNETLYTTPSAQALELFSSNPELFNEYHAGFSRQVQESWPSNPVDGYIKSIRARGGISDKRGKFDKKRAQQGSPLPRRPNGISTIADMGCGDAQLARSLIPSADKLKLKFLSYDLHNANEHITKADISNLPVKDGSVDIAIFCLSLMGTNWVSFVEEAWRVLRSDGKGECWVSEVKSRFGKVVRKKGSIGTKKPLSKTEKKKLKKKQADAEEAGSDLDDAEVYAEDARPTDNDETDISSFIEVFRTRGFVLKPESVDKSNKMFVKMEFVKQGAAPTKGKHASVTGAGAGAGAGKKKFIEKPQELDLSPEEEASTLKPCVYKIR from the coding sequence ATGTTCGCCGTTCCAGGGTGGTCCGTCTCGAACGACGCTCTGAAGACTCAATCTGAGCAGCCTCAGCCCAAGTCCGATGACAAGTCCAACAACAAGCGCAAGCGAGGAAACGACAATGTCACCAAGAAAAATGTTGATGCAATGTACCGTCAGCATATTGAAGGTCATAAGAGCACTCCTGTGAACAAGAGGGCCGATAGGCAGAACAAGAAGCAGGAACAGAAGTTGCAGATTGGAGATGTTTCGAATgcgcagaagcagcaaggaAAGGACAAGAAGGGTCCTAATGgaaacaaggagaagaagccacaGCAACAAAGTGGCGAGGTTGAAGCAAAGGGGTCAGACGGAAACGAGGGAACCAGGCCAAgcaagaaacaaaagaagaacaacaagaacaacaagGCCGAGCAACCCCAAGAAGATACCGACAAGAAGGCCACTTCGAATGAAACTCCCGCAGCGACTGAAACCTTGCCCGTGGCACCGCCGGTGACGGAAGCGAAACTTACACCTCTCCAGCAAGCTATGCGGCAAAAGTTGATCTCCTCGCGCTTCCGCCATCTAAACGAGACCCTTTACACGACCCCGTCTGCTCAAGCCCTGGAACTCTTTTCCTCGAACCCCGAACTCTTCAACGAATATCACGCCGGATTCTCTCGCCAGGTGCAGGAATCCTGGCCGTCTAACCCGGTCGATGGGTACATCAAGTCAATCCGGGCCAGAGGGGGCATCTCTGACAAGAGAGGGAAATTCGACAAAAAACGGGCCCAACAAGGCTCCCCTCTTCCCCGCCGTCCAAATGGAATTAGCACAATTGCTGACATGGGTTGTGGTGATGCCCAGCTCGCCCGCTCGCTTATCCCGTCGGCGGACAAGCTCAAGCTCAAGTTCCTGAGTTACGATTTGCACAACGCCAACGAACACATTACCAAAGCGGATATTAGCAACCTACCTGTCAAGGATGGCTCAGTCGATATTGCCATTTTCTGTCTGAGTTTAATGGGAACCAACTGGGTATCTTTCGTTGAAGAGGCATGGAGAGTGTTGCGCAGTGACGGCAAGGGTGAATGCTGGGTGAGTGAGGTCAAGAGCCGTTTCGGAAAGGTAGTCCGCAAGAAGGGTTCGATTGGCACAAAGAAGCCACTCAGTAAgaccgagaagaagaagctcaaGAAGAAGCAAGCCGATGCGGAGGAGGCCGGCTCGGATTTGGATGATGCAGAAGTCTACGCTGAAGATGCCCGTCCAACCGACAATGACGAGACCGATATCTCCTCGTTTATCGAAGTGTTCCGGACGCGAGGATTTGTTCTTAAGCCCGAATCCGTGGACAAGTCGAACAAAATGTTCGTTAAGATGGAGTTTGTGAAGCAAGGCGCTGCGCCTACCAAGGGCAAACATGCATCTGTCACtggtgccggtgccggtgccggtgccggAAAGAAGAAATTCATTGAGAAGCCGCAAGAGCTGGACTTGTCTCCTGAAGAGGAGGCGAGCACCCTTAAACCCTGTGTCTATAAAATTCGGTAG